The Desulfoscipio gibsoniae DSM 7213 genome contains a region encoding:
- a CDS encoding aminopeptidase produces the protein MVDSRITTLAQNLIHYSCALQCGEKILIENTGFESPLVKELLKEVYRVGGLPFVSLKDSSIERAWLLGAGEEQVKMRAQYEAARMNEMDAYIGIRSGDNSAELSDVPSDKMDLYNKYFWKVVHENIRVAKTKWVVLRYPSPSMAQQAATSTEAFEDYYFNVCNLDYAKMSRAMDPLVELMNRTDRVKIVGRDTDLTFSIKGLPAIKCAGKRNIPDGEVYSAPVRDSVNGYITYNTPSQFQGFVYEQIRLEFCNGKIVKATANDQERINKILDTDEGARYIGEFALGVNPYITTPMKDTLFDEKISGSFHFTPGSAYDRCFNGNKSAIHWDLVCIQTPEYGGGEIYFDDVLVRKDGRFIIKQLEGLNPENLQ, from the coding sequence ATGGTTGACTCGCGGATTACTACGTTGGCTCAAAACCTTATCCACTATTCATGCGCATTACAATGCGGAGAAAAGATCTTAATAGAAAACACGGGATTTGAATCACCACTGGTAAAAGAGCTACTAAAAGAGGTCTATCGCGTTGGCGGTCTGCCCTTTGTTTCATTAAAGGACAGCTCCATTGAAAGGGCCTGGCTGCTGGGCGCGGGGGAAGAGCAGGTAAAAATGCGGGCTCAATACGAAGCGGCCAGGATGAATGAAATGGATGCCTACATCGGTATTCGATCGGGAGATAATAGTGCCGAGTTATCGGATGTGCCCTCGGATAAAATGGATTTATACAATAAATATTTTTGGAAAGTGGTGCACGAAAATATTCGGGTAGCTAAAACGAAGTGGGTTGTTTTAAGATACCCGTCACCGTCCATGGCCCAACAGGCCGCTACCAGCACTGAGGCTTTCGAAGACTATTATTTTAATGTATGCAACCTGGATTATGCTAAAATGTCCCGGGCCATGGACCCGCTGGTTGAATTAATGAACCGGACCGATAGGGTTAAAATTGTGGGGCGCGATACTGATTTGACTTTCTCTATTAAGGGTCTGCCGGCCATCAAATGTGCAGGAAAAAGAAACATCCCGGACGGTGAGGTTTACTCGGCACCGGTTAGGGATTCAGTAAACGGTTATATAACTTATAATACCCCATCCCAGTTCCAGGGGTTTGTTTATGAGCAAATCAGACTGGAATTTTGCAACGGAAAAATTGTCAAAGCTACGGCTAATGACCAGGAGCGAATTAATAAAATCCTGGATACTGATGAAGGGGCCAGGTATATCGGTGAATTTGCCCTGGGTGTCAACCCATACATTACCACCCCCATGAAAGATACCTTGTTTGATGAAAAAATTTCCGGTTCCTTTCATTTCACTCCGGGCAGTGCATATGATAGATGCTTCAATGGAAACAAATCCGCCATTCACTGGGATCTGGTATGCATCCAAACACCGGAGTACGGCGGCGGGGAAATTTATTTTGACGATGTACTGGTAAGAAAAGACGGCAGATTTATAATAAAACAACTTGAAGGTTTAAATCCTGAAAACTTACAGTGA
- a CDS encoding sigma-54-dependent transcriptional regulator, with the protein MKPQILVIDDEVEVGTFFAFFLEEQKNCQVTVANSGSEALKAISNSSFHLALVDLKLPDNDGISLLKEIKNRQPFCPVIIMTGYSTVKSAVQAVKLGAFDYIEKPFDELDQLEASIDRALGKYQIHKDIIDSELLQEARNLGIITNPDSPLFRILSLAQKIAPKNITVLLSGETGTGKEVLARFTHFNSSRANKPFLGVNCGAFTETLLESELFGHEKGSFTGAHGTRKGIFEIADGGTLFLDEIGEASPTIQVKLLRVLETGEFIRVGGETTRKTNTRIVAATNINLRDAVSKGKFRQDLFYRLDVVSLNLPPLRERVCDIPLLVEHFIAKNTEEKIRCTPETLELLKAYSWPGNVRELSNVITRAIAFSSSDYIGVESLPEKITGIKLSSYPPINNKAMIDLECLINWWGGLLPPLLVQLPNLDLERVRNSIKDVEAGITRKVIEHFLQEPGSTYSGIAQKLGITPRVLRYLIKEKGK; encoded by the coding sequence ATGAAACCGCAAATTTTAGTTATAGACGATGAAGTTGAAGTCGGCACTTTCTTTGCTTTTTTTCTGGAAGAACAAAAAAATTGCCAAGTAACTGTGGCTAACTCAGGTAGTGAAGCGCTAAAAGCAATCAGCAACTCATCCTTTCACCTGGCGCTGGTAGATCTCAAGCTGCCTGACAATGACGGTATAAGTTTACTTAAAGAGATAAAAAATCGTCAACCTTTTTGCCCGGTTATCATCATGACCGGTTATAGTACCGTAAAATCTGCCGTCCAAGCGGTTAAGCTGGGAGCTTTCGATTATATTGAAAAACCTTTTGATGAACTGGATCAACTGGAAGCGAGTATCGACAGGGCTTTGGGAAAATACCAAATCCACAAAGATATTATCGATTCCGAGCTGCTTCAAGAAGCCCGAAACCTGGGAATTATTACAAACCCGGATAGCCCTTTGTTTCGCATACTATCGTTGGCTCAAAAAATAGCTCCTAAAAACATTACCGTACTGCTAAGCGGGGAAACAGGTACTGGAAAGGAAGTCTTAGCCAGGTTTACACATTTTAACAGCTCACGGGCGAACAAGCCTTTTTTAGGCGTTAACTGCGGTGCTTTTACCGAAACCCTTTTAGAGAGCGAGCTTTTTGGCCATGAAAAGGGATCTTTTACAGGTGCACATGGAACTCGCAAAGGCATATTCGAGATAGCCGACGGAGGAACTCTCTTTTTAGATGAGATAGGTGAAGCAAGCCCCACTATCCAGGTAAAGCTGCTGCGCGTACTGGAAACCGGAGAATTTATTCGTGTAGGCGGCGAAACAACCCGTAAAACAAATACCCGCATAGTTGCAGCAACCAATATTAATTTAAGAGATGCCGTTAGTAAAGGAAAATTTCGCCAAGACCTTTTTTATCGTCTGGATGTAGTAAGTTTAAACTTGCCACCTTTACGGGAGCGTGTTTGTGATATACCCCTTTTAGTTGAACATTTCATTGCCAAAAACACTGAAGAAAAAATTAGATGCACTCCGGAAACACTTGAGCTTCTAAAAGCCTATTCATGGCCGGGTAATGTAAGAGAGTTGTCAAACGTAATAACCAGAGCAATTGCGTTTAGTAGTTCTGATTATATAGGAGTTGAATCACTGCCGGAAAAGATTACCGGCATAAAATTAAGTTCCTACCCTCCTATCAACAACAAAGCGATGATCGATTTGGAATGTTTGATAAACTGGTGGGGCGGTTTACTACCTCCCTTGCTGGTTCAGCTACCCAACCTCGACCTGGAAAGAGTACGAAACTCTATTAAAGATGTAGAGGCGGGAATTACCAGGAAAGTTATAGAACATTTTTTACAAGAACCTGGCAGTACATACTCCGGGATAGCGCAAAAGCTAGGAATTACCCCAAGAGTGCTGCGTTATTTAATAAAGGAAAAAGGCAAGTGA
- a CDS encoding ATP-binding protein, producing the protein MSFTRQPAEGSCVLELTKQNTRLAIINQIAKSINVQMSYEDIIDHMSIPLRSVISYDLLSFCLLENGNLIIKSSAPKDQKLLGVGSVLHNYNSAPWQAILSKQCFLRQDIWNDTHKYQEDDDLVAIGIKSAIMSPLLVNNEVIGAVNLGSKRPYAFSKDDSLFVQQLADQMAVCIQNMLLYNEVFKAKREWEQTFKAVLGQIYLIDSKYNILRVNNEINGVPPSDIVGKKCHEVFPFCNRTCHECPVETAFRMKQSIFREINISHLNKILNINVYPVFNENNEPYSIVVYIRDVTTKRRIQAQLFHSAKLAAIGEMAAGVAHELNNPLTAIIGNASVLLRITNPGEKTFKLLEDVKNCGQRCKRIIQNLLTFARQDNYSLEPLDINQVVTNSLSLVAYQIQKSNISIKVNPGKNLPPIMGNKQQLEQIIINFLLNARDALDNTKDRKIIITTLAIEHENKAAIEVAVFDNGEGIEAKNLEHIFNPFFTTKSSTKGTGLGLSVSLGIAETHRGTIKVKSKPGNGSTFSLILPL; encoded by the coding sequence ATGAGTTTTACCCGCCAACCGGCTGAAGGCAGCTGTGTTTTGGAATTGACCAAGCAAAACACCCGGCTGGCTATAATCAATCAAATAGCAAAAAGCATTAATGTTCAGATGAGCTATGAAGATATTATTGATCACATGTCAATTCCTCTTCGCAGCGTTATATCCTATGACCTGTTAAGCTTTTGCTTACTGGAAAACGGTAACCTAATTATTAAATCAAGCGCGCCCAAAGACCAGAAATTATTGGGTGTGGGTAGTGTTTTGCATAATTATAATTCAGCTCCCTGGCAGGCTATTCTTTCCAAGCAATGTTTTTTAAGGCAGGACATATGGAATGATACACACAAATACCAGGAAGATGATGATTTGGTTGCTATTGGTATAAAATCGGCCATAATGTCTCCGCTGCTGGTTAACAACGAAGTCATCGGCGCGGTTAATCTGGGCAGTAAAAGACCTTACGCCTTTTCAAAGGATGATTCTTTATTTGTTCAACAACTGGCGGATCAAATGGCAGTATGTATTCAAAACATGCTCCTTTATAATGAGGTATTCAAGGCCAAGAGAGAATGGGAACAAACATTTAAAGCCGTGCTGGGACAGATTTACCTTATTGACTCAAAATACAACATTTTACGTGTGAATAATGAGATAAACGGAGTACCCCCCAGCGATATTGTAGGGAAAAAGTGTCACGAAGTGTTCCCTTTTTGCAACCGTACCTGTCATGAATGTCCCGTTGAAACAGCGTTCCGCATGAAACAAAGTATTTTTAGGGAAATAAATATTTCCCACTTAAACAAAATTTTAAATATTAACGTTTACCCAGTTTTCAACGAAAATAATGAACCCTACAGCATAGTAGTTTATATCAGAGATGTTACCACCAAGAGGCGGATACAAGCCCAATTGTTTCATTCCGCTAAACTGGCGGCAATAGGAGAAATGGCTGCAGGAGTTGCCCACGAATTAAACAATCCCCTTACGGCGATTATAGGTAATGCCAGTGTTTTATTAAGAATAACTAACCCCGGGGAAAAAACATTTAAGCTACTGGAAGATGTCAAAAATTGCGGGCAAAGATGTAAAAGAATAATACAAAATTTATTAACTTTTGCCCGGCAGGACAACTATTCCCTTGAACCATTAGATATCAACCAGGTGGTAACTAACAGCCTTTCCCTGGTAGCCTACCAAATTCAGAAAAGTAATATTTCCATAAAAGTAAACCCTGGTAAAAATCTACCTCCTATTATGGGTAATAAACAACAGCTTGAACAGATAATTATTAATTTTTTGTTGAATGCCAGAGATGCTCTAGATAATACAAAAGATCGTAAAATTATCATTACTACCCTGGCAATAGAGCACGAAAATAAAGCGGCCATTGAAGTAGCTGTTTTTGATAACGGTGAGGGAATTGAAGCTAAAAACCTGGAACATATTTTTAATCCTTTTTTTACTACTAAAAGCAGCACCAAGGGCACCGGTCTGGGCCTTTCAGTCAGCCTTGGCATAGCAGAAACCCATAGGGGAACCATTAAGGTTAAAAGCAAGCCGGGAAATGGTAGTACATTTTCACTAATCCTGCCTTTGTAA
- a CDS encoding FAD binding domain-containing protein yields the protein MYIDYLTPESVTDALQILQQQKGKARIIAGGTDLLLDIESKKHNPEILVDITRIPEIKGIRTEGNFLIIGAGVTHNEAAKSPLVNEKAQVLAEASRSVGSLQIRNTATVVGNVVNAQPAADSAVALVALGATAVIASSDSTREVPVEELYAGVGKTKVNSNNEIVTNIIIPALQPGEGSAFTRLAQRKALALPMLNVAVVVSIAEDKFQQARIVMAPVGPQPVRASDSEELLKGAAINEETIQKAAEAALNHANPRNSTLRGSAEYRCATLKVLVKRALETAVARARN from the coding sequence ATGTATATAGACTACTTAACACCGGAATCGGTAACTGATGCACTGCAAATTTTGCAGCAGCAAAAAGGAAAAGCCCGTATTATTGCCGGTGGAACCGACCTGTTACTGGACATAGAATCAAAGAAACATAATCCCGAAATACTGGTGGATATCACTCGGATACCAGAAATTAAAGGAATCCGAACAGAAGGGAACTTCTTGATTATCGGGGCGGGGGTTACGCATAATGAAGCAGCCAAATCACCATTGGTAAATGAAAAAGCACAGGTCCTGGCCGAGGCCAGCAGAAGCGTAGGTTCATTACAAATTAGGAATACCGCCACTGTGGTAGGTAACGTGGTAAATGCACAGCCGGCCGCTGATTCCGCCGTTGCTCTGGTAGCCCTCGGGGCAACTGCTGTAATAGCATCATCCGATTCCACCAGGGAGGTACCGGTAGAAGAACTGTACGCCGGAGTAGGCAAAACCAAAGTGAACAGCAACAACGAAATAGTAACCAACATAATAATACCGGCCCTGCAACCAGGTGAAGGTTCCGCCTTTACCCGGTTGGCCCAACGCAAAGCACTGGCGCTTCCCATGTTAAATGTAGCAGTAGTGGTATCTATTGCCGAAGATAAATTTCAACAGGCCAGAATAGTCATGGCCCCGGTAGGCCCGCAACCTGTGCGGGCAAGCGACAGTGAAGAATTACTTAAAGGCGCGGCAATAAATGAGGAAACAATTCAAAAGGCAGCAGAGGCCGCCCTGAATCACGCTAATCCCCGGAACAGCACTCTGCGTGGGTCTGCGGAATACCGCTGCGCAACATTAAAAGTCTTGGTTAAACGTGCCCTCGAAACGGCTGTAGCTCGTGCTCGTAATTAA